The window CGGAACCATCCATAGGGAAGGTTACTGCTGCCTTTCAGTGTCTCATTATTTGTCCTGTTTAACACGTTCAAATGAACGGAGTAAATCAGCTAACTCAAGTTCAGTTTTTGTAATTTTAGCGCAATTTTTTAAAACACTGTCGGAAAGTACATTTAGTTTTGTTCAAAACACTCTAGATACATAATCTAATACAGGtaaaaacaacaatgcaatgTCAAAATGAGTTGACATTGAGTTTAAAGAAAGTGTGTTAGATTTTGCTAATCATTACTTTGGTCAAAATCAAGATGCCAATATTCTTGTAATTCTTTTTGTATTAATAATCTTAGATTACATTTCAATAAGAGCGAATTCTGAATTTGTGATTAATTGTGATTAGTGATTTATCCATTGATAAACTCAATACAATTTTGGAATCGTTTGATAGCCCTAGTTAAAATGTACATTAAAATGTGAAAATGCACGTGAAAGTGTAGTCGACATGAGTCGGCCATGGTTGCTCTTGGTCACGTGATGAGGGAGCCCTGCCTGGGACTTCAAAATTGGTGTTGGTCTAATGGTCAAGAAATCGGCTTCTCCCATTGGAGAAATGTTGGGAATCCAAGTGTCTGAGTAATGTGAGAAATCCATGTGAAACTCACGTGTCTATTTTTCACATAATTTGTTCACATACAAaaaaataatgtgaaatgtcacactTGTCCAATAACCACGTGTCTGACTCgtgaaaaaataatatatatattatagttaTTTTTCATGTGAAATTTTCATGTGTCAGACATGTGGTTATTGGACAagtgtgacatttcacattatttttTCATATgtgaacaaatatatatatatatatacatgataAAAGTTTAAAATGTGATTCTTTCATGTGATTCTTTGTAAGGGTATCCTGACGTATATGTGGGTACTGTATAACTGTGttctgtatgcatgtgtgtgtatgagtgtgtgtacgtATATGTGGGTACTGTATAACTGTGTTCTGTATGCATGtgccttgtctgtgtgtgtgtacgtatatgTGGGTACTGTATAACTGTGttctgtatgcatgtgtgtgtatgagtgtgtgtacgtATATGTGGGTACTGTATAACTGTGTTCTGTATGCATGtgccttgtctgtgtgtgtgtacgtatacgtGGGTACTGTATAACTGTgttctgtatttgtgtgtgtgtatgagtgtgtactgtttgtatatgagtgtgtgctgtgtgtgtgtgtgtgcgtgtgtgtgcctgagagcgtgtttgtgtttgagtgcgtattaatgtgtgtgtgtgtgtgtgtgtgtgtgtgtgtgtcagtggatcGTCTTCACAGGCTCACAGAGCAGAGGGCCGGCCAGACCAGCAGACCGGCTAGAACCGAGGGGAGCCAGGGACATCTGCATGATTATGCCACTGCTTCCTGGAGAGGCATTGAGAAACCCTGTTCTAACCTCCATCAGCCTTTCATGAACTGGAATACtaaacagcacagagacagagggagaacgaGGGGTTACCAAAAACCTCTAGTATTCAGTCGTAATTTgcaaagttgtgtgtgtgtgtgtgtgtgtgtgtgtgtgtgtgcgtgcgtgcgtgtgtgcgtgtgggcgTGTGCATATAGTTGCGGGAAGTAGGGATGCTGAGGGTGCAGCATCCCAtgaaaaatcaaaatcaaatacaactttatttaaaaataaatgcaGATATATtggtccgctaatacaggactagcaAAGGCCTAGTGAACTACTTTTGTGagatttattttctttcttttttctaaCTTGATGGCTACTACCCAGCCTTCTATTAGTCCAATAATAAACATTTCTCTGCATTGATTCAAAACGGAGGATTGGTCTCCCTCATCTGTCTATAAAGCAGGAACATGTCTTCAACATAATTAGGTTCTAATGTGAGAGGCCTCTTTTGCCTCTCTTGGAAATGAATTCTGAACAGCTTGTTATTATCTTGGCCTCTGGATGTGTGAATAGTAGATTTACAAGCATTAGGGCCGGGGTATTGTGAGGGGCAGCATTAGAGGCATGTGTGGGGGAGGTCCAGGGACTTTTGTATGGGCTGTGGTTGGAATCAGCTGTACCCTACACAAAAGCCTTCTGGTTGGAAGAACACAACAGATAAATGTGTTGCAGTGTCTGTTGTGAATGGAGGGTTCATATCTGTTGTGAATGGAGGGTTCATATCTGTAGTGAATGGAGGGTTCATATCTGTTGTGAATGGAGGGTTCATATCTGTAGTGAATGGAGGGTTCATATCTGTTGTGAATGGAGGGTTCATATCTGTAGTGAATGGAGGGTTCATATCTGTTGTGAATGGAGGGTTCATATCTGTAGTGAATGGAGGGTTCATATCTGTAGTGAATGGAGGGTTCATATCTGTTGTGAATGGAGGTTGAAGGAGGATGTCACAGTTTCTACATTTatgcaaatgtttaaaaaaataagagtATGTACAAATGTTCCTAAAATGCTATGTGTTGATTACATGAAGTAGATACATTAAAATCGCATAATGGCGGAGTGATGTCACTGAAATGTCCTGGAGGCATTTCTTGTCATTAGGTTCTTGACACATAATTGTCTCCTCTTTGGTCTGTTGGTTGAAATAATTAGCCTTTGACTTTCAGTGTCAGGTCAACCGAGTGATTAGAGCTTAGAGTGTTGAGCGTGCTAATCACAGAGAGATATGGATATCAGAGGCACCTGTATCCTGTATGCTGCATAGGATCAGTAGCCATCTGCAAGACTCCAACACCCTAGAGATGTGTCAGGGATCTTTAGCTAGgctggagaaggggagaagggagatgggCATAGATGTGGTCCTTGAAGTGAACTGAAATAGGTGTTGGTACTCATTTTGTGTGCTGGAACCGTTTATATGTAGGTGCTGGAATGCCACAATATTCTTAAACCAATATTCTACGAGGTGCTGGTGCTCAGCAGGGTCAGAACATGCTGCAGGCTGTTAGTGACACGCTAAATACCAGCTTCAAAACAAACTGGGCTCTTATGAGTACACTGTTGTACTCATAACAATGTTTCACTGCGTGGTGGTTTCTTCCTCTGCTTTTATTCCAGCATCCATCCTTGTTGACTCTTCGTGGTTGTCTGGCCCTGACACCAACACCTGCTGTAATGGAAAATTCCTGGGGGCTTGTTTGTCTTGCCATGTGCAGCCCAGGGGGAGAGAGCCCAGGGGAGAGAGCTCAGGGGGAGAGAGCCCAGGGGAGAGAGCTCAGGGGGAGAGAGCCCAGGGGAGAGAGCCCAGGGGGAGAGAGCCCAGGGGAGAGAGCCCAGGGGAGAGAGCCCAGGGGAGAGAGAGCCCAGGGGAGAGAGCTCAGGGGAGAGAGCCCAGGGGAGAGagctcagggggagagagagcccagggggagagagagcccaGGGGAGAGAGCTCAGGGGAGAGAGCCCAGGGGGAGAGAGCCCAGGGGAGAGAGCTCAGGGGGAGAGAGCCCAGGGGGAGAGAGCCCAGGGGAAGAGAGCCCAGGGGGAGAGCCCAGGGGGAGAGAGCCCAGGGGGAGAGAGCCCAGGGGGAGAGAGCCCAGGGGAGAGAGCCCAGGGTGAGTGAGCCCAGTGGGAGTGAGCCCAGGGGGAGAGAGCACAGGGGGAGAGTCCCCAGGGGGAGAGAACCCAAGGGGGGAGAGTTTActtttcttattttttctttGTCTCTGAGTGGTACAGATAAGAGAAGGCATGGGCTGTACTGAACTCTGCTGTGGACTAAGCTGAAAGACTGCCTGTTGACttgtcttttttttaaagagggacggatggatggatggcagaGTTGATAAGTAGAGGGAGGATGTGAatagaaaagagaagagaggaaattaGGGTTGTGGGTGTGGCTGACAGGCAAAGGGCAGGTGTAACTTCcaccatctgtgtgtgtgcacacgtacACCCTCACACAGAGGACAACACGTCCAACCACGTAACACTACTCCCAATGTCTGGTTAACTGCATTAGACTCTGCTGAATGTCTGATTACATCAGGCAAATTGAATAACTCTGTGTTGCTTTAATGTGAGATATCAAGTCAGCTCACAGGATAAAATGAAGGTGTCTTTGAACCAGACCAGAGAGTAGAACTGCCTTGGGATACTGACTGGGAAGCCTCTGTTATGAACacttacagacaacacacacaatgTTATGGCAACCAGACTGCACTATCAGCTCTGTGGCACTGATCCATTCCTAGTTAATTATAGAGTCAGTAGTGCCAAgttgcactatatatatatatatatgaaagaacgtggacaacccttcaaatgagtggatttggctatttcagccacacccattgctgacaggtgtataaaatcaagcacaccaccatgcaatctccatagacaaacattggcagaagaatggccttattgaagagctcagtgactttcaacgtggcaccgtcataggatgccacctttccaacaagtcaattcgtaacatttctgccctgctggagctgccacggtcaactgtaagtgctgttattgtgaggtggaaacatctaggagcaacaatggctcagccgcaaagttgtaggccacacaagctcacagaacgggaccgccgattGCTGAAGCGAGTattgcgtaaaaatcgtctgtccttggttgcaacactcactgctgaggtccaaactgcctctggaagcaatgtttTTCACAAGAGTtgtttgtctggagcttcatgaaatgggtgtccatggctgagcagccaaaagcctaagatccccatgcgcaatgccaagtgtcggctggagtggtgttaagctcaccgccattggactctggagcagtggaaatgcgttctctggagtgatgaatcacacttcaccatctggcagtccgacggactaatcttggtttggcggatgccaggggaacgctacctgcccaaatgcatagtgccaactgtaaagtttggtggagcaagaaaaatggtctggggctgtttttaatagtttggtctaggccccttagttccagtgaagataaatcttaacactacagcatacaatgacattcttgatgattctgtgcttccaactttgttgggtaatgccctttcctgtttcagcatgacaatgcccccgtgcacaaatcgaggtccatacagaaatggtttgttgagatcgttgtggaagaacttgactgacctgcacagagccctgacctcaaccccatcgaacacctttgggatgaattggaacactgactgcgaaccaggcctaatcgcccaacatcagtgcacgaccttactaatgctcttgtggctgaatggctCAAGtgggaaagtcttcccagaagagtggaggctgttatagcagcaaaggggggaccaacttcatatttaTGCCcatgaatgagatgttcgacaagcaggtgtccgcatacttttggtcatgtagtgtatatacagtatactttcTGTCATATTACCACagactccctgctctctcctttgaTGGAGTTCAGATTGGCTGTCATATTAACACagactccctgctctctccttccatgGAGTTCAGATTGGCTGTCATATTAACACatactccctgctctctccttccatgGAGTTCAGATTGGCTGTCATATTAACACatactccctgctctctccttccatgGAGTTCAGATTGGCTGTCATATTTGAATGGTACACTATTAAAGCTTCTACCTACTTGCCAACGCTATGCATTTCCCTTTCCcacatttttctttctcattgTGGTGTAGAACTAGACTGCCACAGGCAGCTCCATTATAGTGCAGCAGCGGTCGGTACTGTTGGTGTGAAAGGCTTTATCTGAAGCTCTTATCTTTGGCCCGCTCCCCAGCTGCCTGTCTGCCGCACACCTGTCTGGGATACCCGccgagaggaggtgtgtgtgtgtcaggttttaATGTCACATGAACAAGTACAGTAAAAGGCCTTTTTTGCAAGCTCCAAACCCAACAATACAGTGATCAATATCAAAGTAGTACTAGAAATAACAAGGTAGAACGGAAACAAATgagaaataaaaacaagaaataagaagaacaggAGAAAGTAAGAAgacatatacaggatcagttccaataccatatttacaatgtgcaatgtggataaggtgactaggcatcagggtATTTGatcaacagagtagcagcagcgtatacgatgagtgtatgtgagtgtgagtgtgtgtgtgcgcgtgcgcttTTGTGTAAAGTCAGAATAAATGTGtctgcatgttgtgtgtgttggagtgtcagtgtgtatgAGTTTGTAGAttcctgtgagtgtgcatggaGATAAAACATGAAATACAACGGTAAACTCAGACAGTCCGTGTAGCCATTCTGTTAGCTACTGTATTTatcagacttatggcttggggatagatgCTGTTCAGGAGACTGTTAGTGTCAGATTGAGGCACCGGTACCGCCTGCCGTGCGGAAGcgtgatgtgtgtggtggtgtgggctggAGGTGCATGAGGACTGTTAGTGTCAGATTGAGGCACCGGTACCGCCTGTCGTGCGGAAGcgtgatgtgtgtggtggtgtgggctggAGGTGCATGAGGACTGTTAGTGTCAGATTGAGGCACCGGTACCACCTGCCGTGCGGAAGcgtgatgtgtgtggtggtgtgggctggAGGTGCATGAGGACTGTTAGTGTCAGATTGAGGCACCGGTACCGCCTGCCGTGCGGAAGcgtgatgtgtgtggtggtgtgggctggAGGTGCATGAGGACTGTTAGTGTCAGATTGAGGCACTGGTACCGCCTGCCGTGCGGAAGcgtgatgtgtgtggtggtgtgggctggAGGTGCATGAGGACTGTTAGCCAGGCCATCACCATGTGAGGAGAGGGGTCTGGGGTTCAGGGGAACTGAAGGAATGTGTTGAGGTTAGTGAGGACATGTTTTGTGGTCACCGCAGAGCGTTTGTGAAGTGCAGTTGAGGACACTTCCTCTTCCGTGTAAAATAAAAGTCCAATACAGTCCAAGAATTTCCAACATGATTTACCGCGATTTTCCTCTCTCTAAACCTTAGGTGCCTTTTTTAAAAACAGAAATCCACCATGTAACATCGGTACAATTTTTTTTGTAATTAGCAAAAGTCAGTTGAAAATTCCTAGTGGCCCACCAACGAACTCACATACATCTACCCATTCCAGTTTAGAAACCTTTTCCATTTTCAGTGGTATATCCATACTAATTTCTTACTGTATTCATTTTCTGTTTTTATCATCCAGCTCAATCAAGTTTTTTGGGGGTTCTGATTATTTACAAGCTTATAGGGCCATGCCTTAGGTTTCTGACCATGCCACTCTTAGTGACAGTGAGCATAATATGTGCAATTGACAGCTTATAGTCCTCTACCACCAGCAGCAGTTACTGTGTAAGGGTGTGGCTGGCTCGGCCGTCACATCTTTCTACTTCTCCAGAGATCTGGTTGCCATGGGGAACCAGGTGGAGCCCAGGTGGCGATGAGAGCTTACCCTTAGTAGTAAAAAAAAATCCCTTCATTACTTTATAGCATTATACTCAGCATTGTCACTAAGCCAGCTCCAGCGTAATTAAACACTTAATATTATGTGGATTCTCATTATAGTTGCATGGACTGAAGGATTATTACAACAAACAAAATGTCTTAAACATGTATGTGACTTCAATTGAGCCCTAGAGTGACAGGAACCAGTATTCCCTCCAACTATACTCTGCCCTGTGCTGCACTATGAGATGGGATgcagtcagtggaggctgctgaggggaggacggctaatAATAATaactggaatggagtgaatggaatggtgtccaaaacatgtgtttgataccattccattcattccatttcagccattattatgagccatcctcgcctcagcagcctccactggatgCAGTGAGAAATAAACACTCTCTGGTGCAGTAGTGCCATCTCTGCTTCTTGTTGGTCTTCTCTGTGCTGCTGAACTATGGGATGTTGCTAATGGAGGCTGCCTCTGGTGTGAGGATGATAGCCTGAGTCAAAGAGTCAATGTGTTGAGGGGGAGCCTTTTAGGAAGACAGACAAAACAAACTCAACCTGCTGAACACCTGCACTTCCCTGTACTCCCTCACTGACTGACCATGCAGGGCCAAGACCAGGCCATGTCCACTTACTTTCTGACAATAGTGAAATGCACTATAATAACACCGCCACTGTGGCTGAATGATCCTGAAGCTACAAGCTCAGAAAACAGAATTTTCTTGGATCCAAGTTAGTCAAacaatagattttttttcttttattATTTAGACATATAGCTAATAGTTATAAAACAATCAGAGCAAAAAAACAGGATTGCATTTAAGAGCATTGAAGAGAATGTTTTATAAGCTCAGGGTCGATCGATTACTTATACACCATCCTCGGTATCTATGTAAACTTGAAATAAATAAGTCAAAAGGATCATTTGGCTATGGCATGAAAAAATACATGAATAAGTCTCACATAAATCACACAAAACATAATTTACATAAGATcaattcaataaataaataaatagaaaataacCATGATGGTTTTATGTGTAGTATATTGGCAATACAcgtgtaaaataacaataatgatacAATATCTGGCCAATGATAAATAAGACATTAAAAACAATCATTATTCGACATATAAATTAAGGCAGTTTTACAGCAGGTGTGTACATGAGCTCTAATCCAAGGCATTGATGGCTACACTAGGGCAAACCTTTCAAATTGTATTATGTTCAGAGACAAAGCTAAAGTTGAATGTCCACAGATTCACAAGCTAATAAAGTGATAGATACATTTCCAGCCTGTGAATTAAAAGGCGATTGTATGACAACAGTACAGCTAGGATATGCCTTTCTTAGGTCTAGAAGCTAATGCAAAAGCACTTGTGCAGAGATCCTAGAAAAATAAAGTTAACAGTCTAATGCTTTACGTACTTTAGATAAACTAAGATGAGtctgaaaaatatataattcaaGCTCCAAACGGGATTTTAAATCCCCATTATTAAATGCAGTGGTCGAGGACGGAGACGAACTTCACGCATACTGTATGACGTCCACGCGTAAAGGCACAGGTATCTCTTCAGTTTAACAGGCTGGTCGCACAGGCATCTGAAGGAGTATAACCTGCCTGTTTTCTGAGGGATGACATTTGTTGATGTGCCGTGTAAGTCCCGGAGAACTGTAGAACATGGCAGGGCAGTATTTGCATGGGTAGACCTGCGAGGAGTGGAGGAGACGGATGTGCCTCTCCTGGTTGACTCTGTTGGGAAAGTCCTCTCCACAAACAGGGCACAGGTGGCACCCTGAGGAACTCAGATTCAATGGTGCGTGGCTTGGAGCTTTGTCACTCGGTTTTCCTTCGTTTTGGGATAAGGGATAGGCATCGTGGACCTCACTGCTGGTATTGTGGGAAGCTGTGGCATGTTGAGATATGATGTGCTTTCTTAGGTATGCCTGGCGTTTAAACTTTTTCCCACAGTGATGACAATCATAGAGACCCTCCTCTGATCCAACTGATCCCGACTCTGACAGCCCGGGGCTGGGTGTGTCTCTATCACTCCGGACCTTTATTTCATCAGACACAGCCTTGTCGAGCGCGCACATCTTATCACTCTCTGATTTAATATGTTGTGCACCAGACATTGACGCGTTATTTTGAGGTTTTGGTTTGTGCCAGCGCCTGTGGGAGGCTAGGTTTGCCGGGCAGCTGAAAACCTTATCACATTCAGGACATCTGTACTCAATCCTCACTATCCTGGAACACTTATGCTGGGCCAACGCGAAGGGGTCGCCATATGCTTCTCTGCACAGTTGACAGACGAACTCACCGAGAGGCTTGTCACCTGCTGCCGGCTGTGGTCTGGGTTTTTGGTCGACGGGAGCCTCTTTAATTTTGAGCCCAAGTACGGGTGATGTGGTCATCTCGTCTTCGAAATGTAGTTTCTTGATAGCTTTGTTTTTTTTTGATGGAGGCTTGTTTTTACGCTCGTTGTCGCTTGAAGGCCTTTTGGTGCCATTCCCGGTGACCGCGGGTAGATTTGGGTTCGTGGTTGTCCCGGTCCGATTGCAGTTACTAGTACCGATTTTTAGGTCCACAGGGGCAAAGAGGGGATCTAAAGTGGTAAGCGATGCAGATGTGGGAAAGGATTCAGCAGACACCGGTGAGCCGAGATTGAAATGTCTCTCTAAATATCCCTGTTCATGGTCTTTACTGACGGGCCGGGTGGGGCTGTAGAGAACCTGGTACAATGCCTCCGGGTTCCCAAACTGAACAGGTTTAGCATCTTGTCCGggggctgctgctgttgctgatgCCTCGCAGAACAGGGATGCTGCATCTGCGCGCTCAGGGAAGGATGCGAAAGCTTGTATTTGTTGTCCCTGCTCCACCTCATCAGAGCGAACCCTGTAAGACATAGGGTTTGGTTTCTTGTTCCTTTTCACTAAAAATCCTCTTGGCATTTTTGCGATGGACGGAACAGATTAAGGCACTGTTGACGCACAGATTATGTTGAAATAAAATCCAGGTTCAGGTTATTATTACAGACACATCGGACACTTTGATTGTTCACGGTTCCCCTGGCTGCTATTGATTCGTTCTCCTCCCGAGATGCTTTCATCACGACATAGCTGCACTCGTTTTAAGGGGAAATTATGATATTGTTCTCGCCCCTTGTTGCCTCATCCCCAACCAATCAGATGGAACTAAGATCCCTATGGATTTGCGGAGTTGGTTTgggagggtggagagaagggCTTGGTTTCGGGTGGAAATAAAGGAGGATTTGCAGCTTGCTAAGCAGATGTACctgagtttaaaaaatatatattactaTGCACGCATTGCCCCCTCATAACCTCGTCCCATCGAAGGCACACGCCGGGACCCTCCTCTTTTTACGGTCTGATGAGTTTGCATAGAAATGCACACGTGCCTCGGCTTTGTGTCCCTCCTTTATGCGGGAGGGGGGGGCACACAAAGATCTGCCAAAAAGGAGATGTCCATTACTACACAACAACCATtagaatctaaaataaaaattAGGGAGGGGTGCCTGATTTATCGGACAATGACAAAGATGGTTGGGGTTGGTGTTATTTATTAGTTGGCCTACCCAAAATATTATCTtctgtgcagacacacacacacacacacacattgctgagTTGCATGTTTTCATCTGCTTCAATTGCATAATTATTAAGCTTTATTCAAGGCTAAAGAAAATCGACAAATTGTTCAACCAATACAAAGTTTAAACTATAGCCTATTCCTTTAAAACACCACATTTAAAACCCCCAAACAAGCAAATATTTATATTGGAGAGAAAGAAAATCAacaaagaaacatttcaaggcATCCATAGCGACATGTGTTGGATACGACAGTTGAACTCTGGACATATGAATCAGTCATTTTACGCATACATAATTAATGAAACAGGGTTCCCTGCTTTGCATTACAATGGCAGCGCTTTTGCAAGCTGTATCCCGCTTGTGATTGAAAAGGAAATTGCACGGTAAAATGTGCAACAAAGCAATCTGGCCAATAGATACTTTCGGCGCGTGCTGTGCGTGATCAGTGTGGTTTGAACAAAGCCGACCGTCTCCAAACGGGCCCTACCATGATTATCTCTCCGTTAAAAACAGTCAAACCCAATTCCTTTAGGGTCATATCCCATCTCTAAAATATAGCCTAAAGGCTATCCACCACCATGGCGAGGAACGAGAAAACTTGTCTAGTTTGGCTAATGCGTCAATATTTCATTCCATAATAATTTGTGCGATAAACCACATGCCAGATGTCTGACCAAGTCTTTTTGTTTCTTTTGACAGAATTTCACCAAATATGAGATTTGAATGGCATGCCTCTCCGGTTATTAATAGGTATATAACTATAAAGTTGCTCAAACTAATCTGAAATAGGGCTACGTGAAATTATTGTAATTAAAGTAATTATCCAAGGCCCAAACAATGATGCAAATAATAATTTAAGATATTTTTCAGTAGGTAAAATCTTTAAAAAGTGTTTGAAAACATGGTATTCTAACATGACCTACAGTATAAGCCTATAATATAGGCCTATAGGTCATGTTAGAATACCATGTTTTCAAACACTTTTTAAATTGCCTTCCTCTGGGAAATTGTTTGCATTAAAATGGCTAATTATTCAATAGCCAGGGGATGACACAATTCATTGGGTGTCATTGAGCCATGTCATTTCATAGATTCATATATTGTACCAATTAACGTTTATCTTACCGAGCTATTTGATAATCGCTTGAACGATCCCATACCTTGAGGCGCGTGTGCGGCTATTTGTTCTTTGGCGTGTGCTGCGCAAAGAGAGGCAGTGAAGATTTGAGCCTCATTACCATACAGCTGTAGAATATAGAACCCCTCCTCGCACTCACTAAATCCACTTTCATCTA is drawn from Oncorhynchus tshawytscha isolate Ot180627B linkage group LG05, Otsh_v2.0, whole genome shotgun sequence and contains these coding sequences:
- the LOC112250007 gene encoding insulinoma-associated protein 1a-like, which translates into the protein MPRGFLVKRNKKPNPMSYRVRSDEVEQGQQIQAFASFPERADAASLFCEASATAAAPGQDAKPVQFGNPEALYQVLYSPTRPVSKDHEQGYLERHFNLGSPVSAESFPTSASLTTLDPLFAPVDLKIGTSNCNRTGTTTNPNLPAVTGNGTKRPSSDNERKNKPPSKKNKAIKKLHFEDEMTTSPVLGLKIKEAPVDQKPRPQPAAGDKPLGEFVCQLCREAYGDPFALAQHKCSRIVRIEYRCPECDKVFSCPANLASHRRWHKPKPQNNASMSGAQHIKSESDKMCALDKAVSDEIKVRSDRDTPSPGLSESGSVGSEEGLYDCHHCGKKFKRQAYLRKHIISQHATASHNTSSEVHDAYPLSQNEGKPSDKAPSHAPLNLSSSGCHLCPVCGEDFPNRVNQERHIRLLHSSQVYPCKYCPAMFYSSPGLTRHINKCHPSENRQVILLQMPVRPAC